A single genomic interval of Streptomyces graminofaciens harbors:
- a CDS encoding ACP S-malonyltransferase, which yields MLVLVAPGQGAQTPGFLTPWLELPGAADRIGAWSDAIGLDLAHYGTQADADAIRDTAVAQPLLVAAGLLSATALGDVSPGAVAGHSVGEITAAVFAGVLDDTAALSLVRKRGLAMADAAAITETGMSALLGGDPEVTVPHLEKLGLTPANVNGAGQIVAAGTLEQLAALEADKPEGVRRVVALKVAGAFHTHHMGPAVEVLAKAAEELAPADPTVTYVSNKDGQAVADGAEVLSRLVGQVANPVRWDLCMETFKALGVTALVEVCPGGTLTGLAKRALPGVATVALKTPDDLDAARQLIADHSA from the coding sequence GTGCTCGTACTCGTCGCTCCCGGCCAGGGCGCCCAGACGCCCGGCTTCCTGACCCCTTGGCTCGAACTCCCCGGTGCCGCCGACCGTATCGGCGCGTGGTCGGACGCCATCGGTCTGGACCTCGCCCACTACGGCACACAGGCCGACGCGGACGCCATCCGTGACACCGCGGTGGCGCAGCCGCTGCTGGTCGCGGCCGGTCTGCTGTCCGCCACGGCGCTCGGTGACGTTTCTCCGGGCGCGGTCGCGGGTCACAGCGTCGGTGAGATCACCGCCGCCGTGTTCGCGGGTGTCCTCGACGACACGGCCGCCCTGTCCCTCGTACGCAAGCGCGGCCTGGCCATGGCCGACGCCGCCGCGATCACCGAGACCGGTATGTCCGCGCTGCTCGGCGGCGACCCCGAGGTGACCGTCCCGCATCTGGAGAAGCTGGGGCTGACCCCGGCGAACGTGAACGGCGCGGGCCAGATCGTGGCCGCCGGCACGCTGGAGCAGCTCGCCGCCCTGGAGGCCGACAAGCCCGAGGGCGTACGTCGTGTGGTCGCCCTCAAGGTCGCGGGCGCCTTCCACACGCACCACATGGGCCCCGCGGTCGAGGTGCTCGCCAAGGCCGCCGAGGAGCTGGCGCCCGCGGACCCGACCGTCACCTATGTCTCGAACAAGGACGGGCAGGCCGTCGCCGACGGCGCCGAGGTGCTCTCCCGTCTGGTCGGCCAGGTCGCCAACCCGGTCCGTTGGGACCTGTGCATGGAGACCTTCAAGGCACTGGGCGTGACCGCGCTCGTCGAGGTGTGCCCGGGCGGCACGCTCACCGGTCTCGCCAAGCGCGCGCTGCCCGGCGTGGCGACGGTGGCGCTGAAGACCCCCGACGACCTCGACGCTGCTCGCCAGCTCATCGCTGACCACAGCGCCTGA
- a CDS encoding PucR family transcriptional regulator produces MPEPEASKPEPTPYVHAHAATLKRLEKSSGSLAQQAITRMDETLPWYRAMPPENRSWIGLVAQAGIAAFTEWFRYPDAPQAISTDVFGTAPRELTRAITLRQTVEMVRTTIEVMESAIDEVAAPGDESVLREALLVYAREIAFATAQVYAQAAEARGAWDARLESLVVNAVLSGEADEGAVSRAAALGWNSPDHVCVVLGTAPDGDSELTVEAIRRAARHAKVQVLTGVLGDRLVVIAGGRNDPLQVAKSLIGPYAAGPVVAGPIVPDLLAATRSAQAAAAGLKACSAWQDAPRPVLADDLLPERAMAGDPSAREQLVEEIYRPLKEAGSALLETLSVYLEQASSLEGAARMLFVHPNTVRYRLRRVTDVTGWSPSDVRSAFTLRIALILGRLVDGDPQL; encoded by the coding sequence GTGCCCGAACCCGAAGCCAGCAAACCCGAACCCACACCGTACGTCCACGCGCACGCGGCGACCCTGAAGCGGCTGGAGAAGTCTTCCGGAAGCCTCGCGCAGCAGGCCATCACGCGTATGGACGAGACGTTGCCCTGGTACCGGGCGATGCCGCCCGAGAACCGGTCGTGGATCGGGCTGGTCGCCCAGGCCGGTATCGCCGCGTTCACGGAGTGGTTCCGGTATCCGGACGCCCCGCAGGCCATCTCGACGGATGTCTTCGGGACCGCGCCGCGTGAACTGACCCGGGCGATCACGCTTCGGCAGACCGTCGAGATGGTGCGCACCACCATCGAGGTCATGGAGTCCGCCATCGACGAGGTGGCCGCGCCCGGCGACGAGTCGGTGCTGCGCGAGGCGCTCCTCGTCTACGCCCGGGAGATCGCCTTCGCCACCGCTCAGGTGTACGCGCAGGCCGCCGAGGCCCGCGGCGCCTGGGACGCCCGGCTGGAGTCCCTGGTCGTGAACGCCGTGCTCAGCGGGGAGGCCGACGAGGGCGCCGTGTCCAGGGCTGCCGCCCTCGGGTGGAACTCGCCCGACCATGTGTGCGTGGTCCTCGGCACCGCCCCGGACGGCGACAGCGAGCTGACCGTGGAGGCCATCCGGCGCGCCGCGCGGCACGCCAAGGTGCAGGTGCTCACCGGGGTGCTGGGCGACCGGCTCGTGGTGATCGCGGGCGGGCGGAACGACCCGTTGCAGGTCGCGAAGTCGCTGATCGGGCCATATGCGGCGGGGCCCGTCGTGGCCGGGCCGATCGTGCCCGACCTGCTGGCCGCGACCCGGTCCGCGCAGGCCGCGGCCGCGGGATTGAAGGCTTGTTCGGCGTGGCAGGACGCGCCTCGGCCGGTGCTGGCGGACGATCTCCTTCCGGAGCGCGCGATGGCGGGAGACCCGAGCGCCCGTGAGCAGTTGGTGGAGGAGATCTACAGACCGCTGAAGGAGGCCGGTTCGGCACTGCTCGAAACGCTCAGCGTCTATCTCGAACAGGCGTCGAGTCTGGAGGGCGCGGCCCGGATGCTGTTCGTGCATCCCAACACCGTGCGCTACCGGCTTCGACGTGTGACTGACGTCACCGGGTGGTCGCCCTCCGATGTACGCTCTGCGTTCACGCTGAGGATCGCGCTGATCCTGGGGCGTCTGGTGGATGGGGATCCCCAGCTCTAG
- a CDS encoding pirin family protein, with the protein MIDVRRAETRYPGGDPEAGIASLHAFSFGAHYDPDNLRFGALIACNEERLAPGAGFDEHPHSHTEIVTWVVEGELTHRDTTGHETLVRPGDVQRLSSAAGVRHVERNDASQPLTFVQMWLAPLGPGGDPAYEIARGLADSSPYALPEAGATLHVRRLRPGQRAAVPDAPRVYVHVVRGTVRLGPHELGPGDAARAAEEKGLELLGVSEAAEVLVWELTE; encoded by the coding sequence GTGATCGACGTCAGGCGCGCCGAAACGCGCTACCCCGGCGGGGACCCGGAGGCCGGGATCGCCTCCCTGCACGCCTTCTCCTTCGGCGCGCACTACGACCCCGACAACCTCCGCTTCGGCGCGCTGATCGCCTGCAACGAGGAGCGGCTCGCCCCCGGCGCCGGCTTCGACGAGCATCCGCACAGCCACACCGAGATCGTCACCTGGGTGGTCGAGGGCGAGCTGACCCACCGGGACACGACCGGCCACGAGACCCTGGTCCGCCCCGGCGACGTCCAGCGCCTCAGCTCGGCGGCCGGCGTACGGCACGTCGAACGCAACGACGCCTCGCAGCCGTTGACCTTCGTCCAGATGTGGCTGGCCCCCCTGGGCCCCGGCGGCGACCCCGCGTACGAGATCGCCCGCGGCCTGGCCGACTCCAGCCCGTACGCCCTCCCGGAGGCGGGCGCGACGCTGCACGTACGGCGGCTGCGGCCCGGGCAGCGGGCGGCGGTGCCGGACGCGCCACGCGTGTACGTCCACGTGGTGCGCGGCACCGTCCGGCTGGGGCCGCACGAGCTGGGCCCCGGGGACGCGGCGCGGGCGGCGGAGGAGAAGGGGCTGGAGCTGCTGGGGGTGTCGGAGGCGGCGGAGGTGCTGGTGTGGGAGCTGACGGAGTGA
- a CDS encoding protein kinase domain-containing protein codes for MGTVQPGGRFRPLEVDDPKAVASYRLAARLGSGGMGTVYLSYTPGGHPIALKTIRPELGEDPEFRRRFKQEVQAAQRVQGLYTAPVLDHDTEGAQPWLATAYVPGPSLHAAVAEHGPLPLSSVLLLLAGVAEALSVIHGAGIVHRDLKPSNVLLAADGPRVIDFGIARAADATALTGTGVSIGTPAFMSPEQAAGKPVTPASDVFALGQVAAYAARGTGAYGEGPSHAVLYRIVHEEPDLSGLPDELRFIERCLAKDPADRPSPAEVVALCQAASPTPLVQSGSWLPEAIGADITRRVSASAELLAQRNRASEAPTAAPAPVPATAPVTRPDLQAAPPVHAAPTMHAGHAGPATPPPPGPPSTPYAPQPTMPYHPQPGPHTVPTGHQVPYPQPPHTWHRHPQPHPLPVKPRRTAGSWVGIGIAVVVGLFWLGSCASVLKSIGDSDDSANGSGGSSSTSTKPLPDPKPVTYKGINIPAEYYVQFEDSPPKPQDDDTSIYYSDLYYSDDALRSGNDKIVLLNNAQQGSLKTCREETRYAETVSLSQLSKGSQLCVHTGSGHIALVTYRGTAPEGDPSDYVSVDLTIWRNAEEASGS; via the coding sequence ATGGGCACGGTTCAACCAGGCGGAAGGTTCCGCCCGTTGGAGGTCGACGACCCCAAGGCCGTGGCGAGCTACCGGCTGGCGGCACGGCTCGGCTCGGGCGGCATGGGCACGGTGTACCTGTCGTACACCCCGGGCGGGCATCCGATCGCGCTGAAGACGATCCGGCCGGAGCTGGGCGAGGACCCCGAGTTCCGCCGCCGGTTCAAGCAGGAGGTCCAGGCCGCGCAGCGGGTGCAGGGGCTCTACACCGCGCCGGTCCTCGACCACGACACCGAGGGCGCGCAGCCTTGGCTGGCCACCGCCTATGTGCCCGGCCCGTCGCTGCACGCGGCGGTCGCCGAGCACGGCCCGCTGCCGCTCTCCTCGGTCCTGCTGCTGCTCGCCGGAGTCGCGGAGGCGTTGTCGGTCATCCACGGCGCGGGCATCGTCCACCGCGACCTGAAGCCGTCCAACGTGCTGCTCGCCGCCGACGGGCCCCGGGTCATCGACTTCGGCATCGCGCGCGCCGCCGACGCCACCGCCCTGACCGGCACCGGTGTGTCCATCGGTACGCCGGCGTTCATGTCGCCGGAGCAGGCGGCCGGGAAGCCGGTGACGCCCGCGTCGGACGTGTTCGCGCTCGGCCAGGTGGCCGCGTACGCGGCGCGCGGCACCGGCGCGTACGGCGAGGGCCCCTCGCACGCCGTGCTGTACCGGATCGTCCACGAGGAACCCGACCTGAGCGGTCTCCCGGACGAACTGCGCTTCATCGAGCGCTGCCTGGCCAAGGACCCGGCCGACCGGCCCTCCCCCGCCGAGGTCGTCGCCCTGTGCCAGGCCGCGTCGCCCACCCCGTTGGTGCAGTCGGGCTCCTGGCTGCCGGAGGCGATCGGCGCCGACATCACCCGGCGGGTCTCGGCGTCGGCGGAGCTGCTGGCCCAGCGGAACAGGGCGTCGGAGGCACCGACCGCGGCACCCGCGCCCGTACCGGCCACCGCCCCGGTGACCCGGCCGGACCTCCAGGCCGCGCCGCCGGTGCACGCGGCCCCGACCATGCACGCCGGGCACGCCGGTCCGGCGACCCCGCCCCCGCCGGGTCCGCCGTCGACGCCGTACGCCCCGCAGCCGACCATGCCGTACCACCCGCAGCCGGGGCCGCACACCGTGCCGACCGGCCACCAGGTGCCCTACCCGCAGCCGCCGCACACCTGGCACCGGCATCCTCAGCCGCACCCCCTGCCCGTCAAGCCGCGCAGGACCGCGGGCAGTTGGGTCGGGATCGGCATCGCGGTGGTGGTCGGGCTGTTCTGGCTCGGCAGCTGCGCGTCGGTTCTGAAGAGCATCGGCGACTCGGACGACAGCGCGAACGGCTCGGGCGGTTCGAGCTCCACGAGCACCAAGCCGCTGCCCGACCCGAAGCCGGTGACGTACAAGGGCATCAACATCCCCGCCGAGTACTACGTGCAGTTCGAGGACTCCCCGCCCAAGCCGCAGGACGACGACACCTCCATCTACTACAGCGACCTGTACTACTCGGACGACGCCCTGCGCAGCGGCAACGACAAGATCGTCCTGCTGAACAACGCCCAGCAGGGCTCCCTGAAGACCTGCCGCGAGGAGACCCGGTACGCCGAGACCGTCTCGCTCTCGCAGCTCTCCAAGGGCAGCCAGCTGTGCGTGCACACCGGCTCCGGCCATATCGCCCTAGTCACCTACCGGGGCACCGCCCCCGAGGGCGACCCCAGCGACTACGTCTCGGTCGACCTCACGATCTGGCGCAACGCGGAGGAGGCCTCGGGGTCCTAG
- a CDS encoding serine hydrolase domain-containing protein: MSLQSLALIENWPVPTAAAAVVRADGTVLGSYGPTGHRFPLASVTKPLAAYTVLVAYEEGAVELDEPAGPPGSTVRHLLAHTSGLAFDEHRVTSAPGERRLYSNAGFEVLGDHVAKAADIPFAEYLRQAVLEPLGMTGTALDGSPAKDGVSTVDDLVRFAAEVQAPRLLDPRTVAAAMTVQYPGTKGVLPGYGHQNPNDWGLGFEIRDAKSPHWTGTSSSPRTFGHFGQSGTFLWIDPVAGVACVALTDRAFGPWAIEAWTPFTDAVLAELGSGR; this comes from the coding sequence ATGTCCCTGCAGAGCCTCGCCCTGATCGAGAACTGGCCGGTCCCGACCGCCGCCGCCGCTGTCGTACGCGCGGACGGCACCGTACTCGGGTCGTACGGCCCCACCGGGCACCGCTTCCCGCTGGCCTCGGTCACCAAGCCGCTCGCCGCGTACACCGTGCTCGTCGCGTACGAGGAGGGGGCGGTCGAGCTGGACGAGCCTGCCGGGCCGCCCGGGTCGACCGTCCGGCATCTCCTCGCGCACACCTCGGGGCTCGCCTTCGACGAGCACCGGGTGACGTCCGCGCCCGGGGAGCGGCGACTGTACTCCAACGCCGGGTTCGAGGTGCTCGGGGACCATGTCGCCAAGGCGGCGGACATCCCGTTCGCGGAGTATCTGCGGCAGGCGGTGCTGGAGCCGCTGGGGATGACCGGCACCGCTCTCGACGGGTCGCCCGCCAAGGACGGCGTCTCGACCGTCGACGACCTCGTACGGTTCGCCGCCGAGGTGCAGGCGCCCCGGCTGCTCGACCCGCGTACGGTCGCGGCGGCGATGACCGTGCAGTACCCGGGTACGAAGGGCGTGCTTCCCGGTTACGGGCACCAGAACCCCAACGACTGGGGGCTCGGCTTCGAGATCCGGGACGCCAAGTCGCCCCACTGGACCGGGACTTCGTCGTCGCCGCGTACGTTCGGCCACTTCGGGCAGTCCGGTACGTTCCTGTGGATCGACCCGGTGGCGGGGGTGGCCTGTGTGGCGCTGACCGATCGGGCGTTCGGGCCGTGGGCGATCGAGGCGTGGACGCCGTTCACGGACGCGGTGTTGGCCGAGCTCGGCAGCGGTCGCTGA
- a CDS encoding GNAT family N-acetyltransferase, whose amino-acid sequence MSLVRRATAEDAEEVLRLRQVMIDSLPGGDTSTAWQSASLPIVRARLAESDGEFAAFVVDHPERPGALAALVVGTIEYRIGKARNPEGTTGFVFSVATDPDARRRGYSRACMESLIDWFREKGAGQVDLTTSPAAAPLYASLGFQRIPDPSMRLRL is encoded by the coding sequence ATGAGTCTTGTGCGACGTGCCACCGCCGAGGACGCGGAGGAAGTGCTGCGGCTGCGGCAGGTGATGATCGACTCGCTGCCCGGCGGGGACACGTCCACCGCGTGGCAATCCGCGTCCCTGCCGATCGTACGGGCCCGGCTCGCCGAGTCCGACGGGGAGTTCGCGGCGTTCGTCGTCGATCACCCCGAGCGGCCGGGGGCGCTCGCCGCGCTGGTGGTGGGGACGATCGAGTACCGCATCGGGAAGGCCCGGAACCCCGAGGGCACGACCGGCTTCGTGTTCAGCGTGGCCACCGACCCGGACGCCCGCCGCCGGGGCTACTCCCGCGCCTGCATGGAGTCCCTGATCGACTGGTTCCGCGAGAAGGGAGCGGGCCAGGTCGACCTCACCACGTCCCCCGCCGCGGCGCCGCTGTACGCCTCGCTGGGCTTCCAGCGCATACCGGACCCCTCGATGCGCCTGCGCCTGTGA
- a CDS encoding MerR family transcriptional regulator codes for MTVMETTSTTSTDSCAGPPRRPRRPDGQDMYTISEVVALTDLTAHTLRWYERIGLMPHIDRSHTGQRRYRNRDLDWLDLVGKLRLTGMPVADMVRYAELVREGEHTYGERFDLLEATRRDVLARIAELRDTLAVLDRKIDYYAANTDADQALASERAS; via the coding sequence ATGACGGTGATGGAGACCACCAGCACTACCAGTACCGACAGTTGTGCCGGACCGCCGCGCAGACCCCGGCGTCCGGACGGACAGGACATGTACACCATCAGCGAGGTCGTCGCCCTCACCGACCTCACCGCGCACACCCTGCGCTGGTACGAGCGGATCGGGCTGATGCCGCACATCGACCGCTCGCACACCGGCCAGCGCCGCTACCGCAACCGCGACCTCGACTGGCTCGACCTCGTCGGCAAGCTCCGGCTCACCGGCATGCCGGTCGCCGACATGGTCCGGTACGCGGAGCTGGTGCGCGAGGGCGAACACACCTACGGCGAGCGCTTCGACCTCCTGGAGGCGACCAGGCGGGACGTCCTGGCGCGGATCGCCGAACTCCGGGACACGCTCGCCGTGCTGGACCGCAAGATCGACTACTACGCAGCGAACACTGACGCCGACCAGGCCCTGGCGTCGGAGAGGGCTTCATGA
- a CDS encoding aldo/keto reductase produces MTNGTTDGTTDGRITKARLGADGPEVGVQGLGCMGMSFAYGPSDAGESRATLERALELGVTLYDTADAYGAGENERFLSPFFKAHRDEVVIATKFALAIDPDDPTKRTIRNDEPYIRQCVEASLKRLDVDVIDLYYMHRRDLNVPIEETVGVMADLVREGKVKQLGLSEVTGAELRAAQSVHPIAALQSEWSLFSRDIEASVVPAARELGVALVAYSPLGRGFLTGSFAKAEDLTADDFRRQQPRFTGDNAAANAALLAPVRKVADSHGATLGQIALAWAQHQATVHALPVIPIPGTRRPSRVEENAAATTITLTEEDLALLAPIAEKVTGDRYADMRFTSAGRE; encoded by the coding sequence ATGACGAACGGCACGACGGACGGCACGACGGACGGCCGGATCACAAAGGCACGGCTGGGGGCCGACGGGCCCGAGGTCGGCGTCCAGGGCCTCGGCTGCATGGGCATGAGCTTCGCGTACGGCCCCTCGGACGCGGGGGAGTCCCGCGCCACCCTGGAGCGCGCGCTGGAGCTCGGCGTCACGCTCTACGACACGGCGGACGCGTACGGGGCGGGCGAGAACGAGAGGTTCCTCTCCCCGTTCTTCAAGGCGCACCGCGACGAGGTCGTCATCGCCACGAAGTTCGCCCTGGCGATCGACCCGGACGACCCGACGAAGCGGACCATCCGCAACGACGAGCCGTACATACGCCAGTGCGTGGAGGCGAGCCTGAAGCGCCTCGACGTCGATGTGATCGACCTCTACTACATGCACCGCCGTGACCTGAACGTCCCGATCGAGGAGACCGTCGGCGTCATGGCCGACCTGGTCCGCGAGGGCAAGGTCAAGCAGCTGGGCCTCAGCGAGGTCACGGGCGCCGAACTCCGGGCCGCGCAGAGCGTGCACCCCATCGCCGCGCTGCAGTCGGAGTGGTCCCTGTTCAGCCGCGACATCGAGGCGAGCGTCGTCCCCGCGGCGCGCGAACTGGGCGTGGCCCTGGTCGCGTACTCGCCCCTGGGCCGAGGCTTCCTCACCGGCTCCTTCGCCAAGGCCGAGGACCTCACCGCCGACGACTTCCGCCGCCAGCAGCCCCGCTTCACGGGCGACAACGCCGCGGCCAACGCGGCCCTGCTGGCCCCCGTCCGCAAGGTGGCCGACTCCCACGGAGCCACACTCGGCCAGATCGCCCTGGCCTGGGCCCAACACCAGGCGACCGTGCACGCCCTCCCGGTGATCCCGATCCCGGGCACCCGCAGGCCGAGCAGGGTGGAGGAGAACGCGGCGGCCACGACGATCACCCTGACCGAGGAGGACCTGGCGCTGCTGGCCCCGATCGCGGAGAAGGTGACGGGGGACAGGTACGCGGACATGCGCTTCACATCCGCGGGCAGGGAGTAA
- a CDS encoding DUF4429 domain-containing protein: MGDVLAGSHAAWEFESDSVLIRFERGIRTPKLFQALGERRIPLEAIAGVTLAPGKRGTVVLRAVPRPGADPLMEAAADQLKESSDPYRLVLPAERETLAEYYADELRARLTESGPAERFLVAAPEVPLQFKAYDAKASFDGRAVSFRWFWTGASSAKWKAGDQSFAVEELSGVEWRSPEVFEGHLRLLRRDDGAERGQPDQDPAAVVFGLGYGPVHESLPFAAAVLAAVRSGSAGGSGSAPALAAASPRRDPADIADRIRHLGELYEAGLVTDEEFSVKKAELLAEL, translated from the coding sequence ATGGGTGATGTACTGGCCGGATCTCACGCCGCCTGGGAGTTCGAGTCCGACTCCGTGCTCATCCGCTTCGAACGGGGGATCCGTACGCCGAAGCTGTTCCAGGCGCTCGGCGAGCGGCGTATCCCCCTGGAGGCGATCGCGGGGGTGACCCTGGCGCCCGGGAAGCGGGGAACCGTCGTTCTGCGCGCCGTGCCGAGACCGGGCGCCGACCCCCTCATGGAGGCGGCCGCCGACCAGCTCAAGGAGTCGTCCGACCCGTACCGGCTGGTCCTGCCCGCCGAGCGCGAGACCCTCGCCGAGTACTACGCCGACGAACTGCGCGCCCGGCTCACCGAGTCCGGGCCCGCCGAGCGGTTCCTGGTGGCGGCGCCCGAGGTGCCGTTGCAGTTCAAGGCGTACGACGCGAAGGCGTCCTTCGACGGGCGGGCGGTGTCGTTCCGGTGGTTCTGGACGGGTGCCTCGTCGGCGAAGTGGAAGGCCGGGGACCAGAGTTTCGCCGTGGAGGAGCTGAGCGGGGTCGAGTGGCGTTCGCCGGAGGTGTTCGAAGGGCATCTGCGGCTGCTGCGGCGGGACGACGGTGCCGAGCGGGGGCAGCCGGATCAGGATCCGGCCGCTGTCGTCTTCGGGTTGGGGTACGGGCCGGTGCATGAGTCGTTGCCGTTCGCGGCTGCCGTGTTGGCGGCGGTTCGGTCCGGCTCCGCCGGGGGGTCCGGGAGTGCGCCTGCGTTGGCTGCCGCCTCGCCCCGCCGGGATCCGGCCGACATCGCCGACCGGATCCGGCATCTGGGCGAGCTGTACGAGGCCGGGCTCGTCACGGACGAGGAGTTCAGTGTGAAGAAGGCGGAGTTGTTGGCGGAGCTTTAG
- a CDS encoding alpha/beta hydrolase: MTSFDSSPQLNVWRASLALAVVFVMLATTGWTAIRSHRGQSPLQASLSAWQRGHLDGNALPDADSSPRQLAAFFASLDDAQLDRLAHRYPLAVGNMNGAPVELRYLANRVALKKQSARERARMHDKRLTEAGQYEAGRRMHRFADLAAKKRQILAFDPEGSGRAAEVFGDLDKAERVSIVVPGVDTDVITFQRTNRKYSAPVGMANSLYRAERATGSKTHTAVIAWADYTAPNGLGLDSATALRAEQGSVRLKALVAALPGDSTVALYCHSYGSVVCGVGARSLPSRVTDIVVAGSPGMRVEKASQLGTTARVWAMRDADDWIQDVPNLELGGLGHGADPVSEEFGARLLSASDAVGHTGYFEPGTVSLYNFAEIGIGAYRSVHCAQEDDRCLAGLPDSATT, from the coding sequence GTGACTTCCTTCGACTCCTCCCCGCAACTGAACGTCTGGCGCGCATCCCTGGCGCTGGCCGTCGTCTTCGTGATGCTGGCGACCACCGGCTGGACGGCGATCCGCAGCCACCGAGGGCAGTCGCCGCTCCAGGCGTCGCTCTCCGCGTGGCAGCGCGGACACCTCGACGGTAACGCCCTGCCGGACGCCGACTCGTCCCCGCGCCAACTGGCGGCTTTCTTCGCCTCGCTCGACGACGCGCAGCTCGACCGGCTCGCCCACCGCTATCCGCTCGCGGTCGGCAACATGAACGGCGCCCCCGTCGAACTGCGCTACCTCGCCAACCGTGTCGCGCTGAAGAAGCAGAGCGCGCGGGAACGCGCGCGCATGCACGACAAGCGGCTCACCGAGGCCGGGCAGTACGAGGCCGGCCGCCGGATGCACCGCTTCGCGGACCTGGCCGCGAAGAAGCGCCAGATCCTGGCCTTCGACCCCGAGGGCTCCGGCCGGGCCGCCGAGGTCTTCGGCGACCTCGACAAGGCCGAGCGCGTCTCGATCGTCGTGCCCGGCGTCGACACCGACGTCATCACCTTCCAGCGCACCAACCGCAAGTACTCGGCGCCCGTCGGCATGGCCAACTCCCTCTACCGGGCGGAGCGCGCCACCGGTTCGAAGACGCATACCGCCGTGATCGCCTGGGCCGACTACACCGCACCCAACGGCCTCGGCCTCGACTCGGCCACCGCCCTGCGCGCCGAACAGGGCTCGGTCCGACTGAAGGCGCTGGTGGCGGCCCTCCCCGGCGACTCCACGGTCGCCCTGTACTGCCACAGCTACGGCTCCGTGGTGTGCGGGGTCGGCGCGCGCTCGCTGCCGTCGCGGGTGACCGACATCGTGGTCGCCGGCAGCCCCGGCATGCGCGTCGAGAAGGCCTCCCAACTGGGCACCACCGCCCGGGTGTGGGCCATGCGCGACGCCGACGACTGGATCCAGGACGTACCGAACCTGGAGCTCGGCGGGCTCGGCCACGGCGCCGACCCGGTCTCCGAGGAGTTCGGCGCCCGCCTGTTGTCCGCGTCCGACGCCGTGGGGCACACCGGCTATTTCGAGCCGGGCACGGTGAGCCTGTACAACTTCGCCGAAATCGGCATCGGCGCGTACCGCTCGGTGCACTGCGCACAGGAGGATGACAGGTGTCTGGCCGGTCTACCCGACAGCGCGACGACCTGA
- a CDS encoding TetR family transcriptional regulator: MDTATTATPSERPGLRERKKRRTHDALLRVALELFTTQGYEATTVDEIAEAVDVSQRTFFRYFAGKEEAALAVHDIATAVFVASVRARPLHEAPLEALRNAVLDDWDALGEAIEQVVPIDLYMRTYPLIESTPALLAAHLRRSEEVAEELARIIAEREGVDVETDPRPRVAVAIFGGVTRVTERHWTYGDDFSLDAMRELTATYLDAVRPSLAGKWRAG, translated from the coding sequence ATGGACACGGCGACCACCGCGACGCCTTCGGAGCGGCCGGGCCTGCGGGAGCGCAAGAAGCGGCGCACCCATGACGCGCTACTGCGTGTCGCTCTGGAGCTGTTCACGACACAGGGGTACGAGGCGACGACGGTCGACGAGATCGCCGAGGCCGTGGACGTCTCCCAGCGCACCTTCTTCCGCTACTTCGCCGGCAAGGAGGAGGCGGCGCTCGCCGTCCATGACATCGCGACGGCCGTGTTCGTCGCGTCGGTGCGCGCCCGTCCGCTCCACGAGGCCCCGCTGGAGGCACTGCGCAACGCCGTCCTCGACGACTGGGACGCCCTCGGCGAGGCCATCGAGCAGGTCGTCCCCATCGACCTCTATATGCGCACCTACCCGCTGATCGAGTCGACACCGGCGCTCCTCGCCGCCCATCTGCGCCGCTCCGAGGAGGTCGCCGAGGAGCTCGCGCGGATCATCGCCGAGCGCGAGGGAGTCGACGTGGAGACCGACCCCCGGCCGCGAGTGGCGGTCGCCATCTTCGGCGGGGTGACCCGGGTCACAGAACGCCACTGGACCTACGGCGACGACTTCAGCCTGGACGCCATGCGCGAGCTGACCGCCACGTATCTCGACGCCGTACGGCCCTCGTTGGCGGGGAAGTGGCGTGCGGGCTGA